The nucleotide sequence TCGCGCTTCTGACTTTCATCGCCACTTGGCTGGTTAAGGGCGATTGGACGGTGGCGCTGATGCACGCCGTTGCCGTTTTGGTGATTGCCTGCCCGTGCGCGCTCGGTTTGGCAACGCCTGCCGCGATTATGGTCGGCATGGGCAAGGCGGTGAAACACGGGATTTGGTTTAAAGACGCGGCGGCGATGGAAGAAGCCGCCCACGTCGATGCCGTCGTGTTGGACAAAACCGGCACACTGACCGAAGGCAGGCCGCAGGTTGCCGCCGTTTATTGCGTTCCCGATAGCGGCTTTGACGAAGACGCTTTGTACCGCATCGCCGCCGCTGTCGAACAAAACGCCGCCCACCCGCTCGCCCGCGCCATCGTCTCCGCCGCCCAAGTGCGTGGTTTGGACATCCCCGCCGCACAAAATGCGCAAACCGTCGTCGGCGCAGGCATTACCGCCGAAGTCGAAGGAGTGGGTTTGGTGAAAGCGGGCAAACTTGATTTTGCCAAATTAAGGCTACCTGAAAACCTTTCAGACGACGTCTGGCGCATCGCAAGCATCGTCGCCGTTTCCGCCAACGGCAAACCCATCGGCGCATTCGCACTCGCCGACGCGCTGAAAGCCGATACCGCCGAAGCCATAGGCCGTCTGAAAAAACATGGCATCGACGTTTACATCATGAGCGGCGACAACCAAGGCACGGTCGAATACGTCGCCAAACAACTGGGCATCGCACACGCCTTCGGCAACATGAGTCCTCGCGACAAAGCCGCCGAAGTGCAGAAACTCAAAACCGCCGGCAAAACCGTGGCAATGGTCGGCGACGGCATCAACGACGCGCCCGCACTCGCCGCCGCCAACGTCAGCTTCGCCATGAAAGGCGGGGCAGACGTTGCCGAGCACACCGCGTCCGCCACGCTGATGCAGCATTCGGTCAACCAACTCGCCGATGCCCTGCTGGTGTCGCAGGCGACTTTGAAAAACATCAAGCAAAACCTGTTTTTCGCCTTCTTCTACAATATCTTGGGCATCCCGCTCGCCGCACTCGGCTTCTTAAATCCCGTCATCGCAGGCGCGGCAATGGCGGCAAGTTCGGTTTCGGTGTTGGGTAATGCGCTGCGCTTGAAACGGGTGAAGATTGAGTAATATAGCTGCGTAATATGCATAATATAAAACAAAGGTCGTCTGAAATCCCCTCCCCTCTTTCAGACGACCTTTCTTTTCTAATATGCGGTTTCCAAACGCTTTTTGCGGTACAATACCGCCCTTAAATTTTCCTTATTTCAAAGCACAAACCGCCATGTCAAAAAAAACCAAACAAGAATTAGAGAACAACAAACTCAACAAACGCCTGCGCCACGCCGTCGGTGACGCGATTAACGATTTCAACATGATTGAACCGGGCGACAAAATCATGGTCTGCCTCTCCGGTGGCAAAGACAGCTACGCCCTATTAGACATCCTGCGCCAGCTCCAAGCCAGCGCGCCGATTGATTTCGAACTGGTTGCCGTCAATCTTGACCAAAAACAGCCGGGCTTCCCCGAAGAAGTGCTGCCGAACTATCTCGAAAGCATAGGCGTACCGTACAAAATCGTCGAAGAGGACACCTACTCCACCGTTAAACGCGTATTGGACGAAGGCAAAACGACTTGTTCGCTGTGCAGCCGCCTGCGCCGCGGCATTCTCTACCGCACTGCAAAAGAATTGGGCTGCACCAAAATCGCCTTGGGACACCACCGCGACGACATCCTCGCCACCATGTTTTTAAATATGTTTTACGGCGGCAAACTCAAAGCCATGCCGCCCAAGTTGGTGAGCGACAACGGCGAACACATCGTCATCCGCCCGCTGGCGTATGTGAAAGAAAAAGATTTGATCAAATATGCCGAACTGAAGCAATTCCCAATCATCCCTTGCAACCTCTGCGGCTCGCAGCCCAACCTGCAACGCCAAGTCATCGGCGATATGCTGCGCGATTGGGACAAACGCTTCCCCGGCCGTATTGAATCCATGTTCTCCGCCCTGCAAAACGTCGTACCCTCCCATCTTGCCGACCCCGAGCTTTTCGACTTCGTCGGTTTGGAACGCGGTCAAACCTTAAAACACGGCGGCGATTTGGCGTTTGACAGCGAAAAAATGCCCGAACGCTACTCCGACGGCAGCGAAGAAGACGAGAGTGAAATCAAAATCACCCCGTCCAAACCCGAACGCAAAGTCATCAATATTCTGGCAAACAAGCCGAAAACTTGCGGCGCATAAAACAAAAATCCGGATGCCTTGTCCGGATTTTTTATTTCTTTGCACAAACCTGCCTTGAATCATCAGGACGTGCAACCATAATACGGTAAGTCGCATAATACGGTAAGTCGTCTGAAAACTGGGATTTTACGGGAAAGACGATACAAACCGTTCCATTTTAATCCGCCGCAAAACAAGCTCAGCGTGCTTCGCATACCCTTTTCCCTTCCATCAAAAAAGGACTGTTATGACTGCCATTTTCATCCTGCTCGGTTTAATCGCCATCTGTGTCGGACTGCTCGGCACGGTTTATCCCGCTATTCCCGGATTGGGATTGATGTTCGGCGGCGCATGGCTGCTTGCCTATGCCGGCGATTATCAGATTTACGGTACAAATACTCTAATTTTTCTCGCCGTTGTCGCCGCTATCGGCACGGCGATGGATTATGTCGCAGGCGCATTAGGGGCAAAATATACGGGAGCCAGTAAAACAGCAGTTTGGGGAGCGCTAATCGGCGGTATTGTCGGCGCGTTTTTCTCCATTCCCGGGCTGTTGTTCGGTCCGCTCATCGGCGCGGGTACCGGGGAATTCTTGGCGCGCCGCGATATGTGGCAGGCGGGCAAAGTCGGGCTGGGGACGTTTATCGGCTTCATCATCGGTACGGTCGCCAAAATCGGTTGCGCCTTGACGATTGTAATGACCCTGCTCGTTATATGGGCGGCAAGCTGGTTTTAACCTGATCATTGTAAAGGTCGTCTGAAAACCTTTTTTCAGACGACCTTTTGATTTTTTACCTGATCGGAAAGTTATCCCTTACCGCAACAAGCTTTGTATTTTTTACCGCTCCCGCAGGGACAAGAATCGTTTCGCCCGATTTTTTCGCCTTCGCGACGTACGGTTTGCGGTTTGTTGATAATTGCCTGCCAATACCAGTAAATATCGAGCAGGACGTGCGGCAAGTCGGATTCGAGCTGTGAGAGTTCTTTTTCAGTCAGGTGCAAAATGATTTCGCCGTTTTGCTCTTCATCATAAATGCCGCCCAAAGCCATGATCGGATAGAACAGGTCTTCAAACTCCTCCTGATCGACCGCTTCAAACCAATCGGTCGGCACGACATCCAAGGCATACAGATAGGCGTTACACCAAGTGTACACGTCGGGATTGCCTGCTGCATCTTCGTAAAGCCACAAATCGGGCAACATTTTACTGACGAGCTTGATACGCAAATCAGCCGCCAGCGCCATCACCAAACGCTCGATTTCGGTACGCTCTTTCGCGTCAAACAATGATTCTTCACCCAACACTTCAGGCAGCCAATCGTTCGGATTCAAGGCATCGGGACCACTCAACAAAGCCATCATAAATGCCTGTACCTCATCGCAGCGCATGGTGTTGTGTTGTTCCGATTTGGCATCGAGCAGCTGTATCAGGCGCACGCGGGATGCTTCGTCAAATGCTTGTAATTGCATGGTTTTTCCTTATTTTCAATGATGTATCCGTTATCCGAAAGGCCGTCTGGAAACCATTTTCAGACGACCTTTTCATCAACCCGGCCTATTTCGAACTACTGCCGAACAAGCCTTTGAACCACAATACGATATCATCCCACATCCGTCTGAACCAGCTGCCTTCTTCAACGGAATGGAGGGCTACGACGTTTTTCTCGGTAATGACTTTACCGTCTTTGACAATTTTGAGTTTGCCCAAGCTTTGGCCTTTGCGTATCGGGGCGACAACGGGCTGGACGGTTTCTAAAATCGGTTTGATGTTTTGTCCGGCATTGTGGGGAATAGTGATGTACACGTCTTCCAGGAAGCCGACGTTCACCGATTTGCTGCTGCCTTTATAAACTTTGACCTTAGAAATGATTTCGCCGCTGTTGTAGAGCTTGGGCGTGTCGAATGCCTGCAATGCCCAGTTGAGCAGTTTGCCGCTTTCGGAAGCGCGGGCTTCGGTGGACTCAGTGCCTACGACGATGGACACGATGCGTCTGCCGTTACGTTTGCTGGAGGCGGCAAGGTTGTAGCCTGCGCTTTCGGAATGTCCTGCCTTCAGGCCGTCCACACTGGTGTCGCGGTAGAGCAGGAGGTTGCGGTTTGGCTGTTCGACATTGTTGTATTTGAAAGATTTAATCGAAAATACGGGATAGTATTTCGGATAATCGTGTATCAGCGCGGCGGACAAAATGGCTAAATCGCCGACGGTGGAAACGTGGCCTTCGGTAGCCAATCCTGTCGGGTTTTTAAAGTGGGTTTTGGTCATGCCCAAACGCTTGGCTTCTTCGTTCATTTGTTGGACGAACACGTCCACCGAGCCTCCTCCCATGGCTTCGGCAAGCGTGGTGGCAGCATCGTTGCCGGATTGGACAATCATGCCTTTAATCAAATCACTCACGCTGGCGGGGACTTTGGGATTGAGGAACATCCGCGAGCCTTCGATTTTCCAGCCTGCGTCAGACACGGTCAGCATTTGGTCGGCGCGCAATGTGCCGTTTTCCAAAGCCTTGAACGTGAGGTAGGCGGTCATCATTTTGGTCAGCGAAGCCGGTTCGATCTGCGTGTCGATATTGTTGGAGGCAAGCACTTGATGGCTTTGCAAATCGGTAACGATGTAGGCGGCAGCGGCAATGGCAGGCGGCGCATCGGGGCTGTTGATGCTGGGCATCATGGCTTCGGGCTGGGATGCGGCGGCAGGAGCCGGCTCGGAAGCGGCAACTGCGGGGGCTGCGTTGTTTTTAGCCGCTTGCGGCGCGGCTTGCGCGGCGGCAATCATCATCGCCGCGATCAATACGGATAATGTTTTTTTCATTGGAATGTGGTGCGGAAATAGAAATAAAAACAACCGCGTCGTGCGGTTTGGCACAAAAGGCAGTCATTATACCGCCCCATCTTCGCTTTGCTAAGATTTTTCTTGATTTCAGACGACCTCGAGGGTATGGTTTTACCTTTCCGCCGTTTTGTTGACAAAGTTTGACGCGGACGGCGGACACTCCTTTTGAAAATAATCCTCCGGCACACAAAACCATGAACAACCGCCCATCTTATTCCGATTACCTCATCCGCATCCTGACCGCCTCCGTTTACGACGTTGCCGTCGAAACCCCGCTCGAACCCGCCATCGGACTGTCAGGTCGTCTGAACAACAACGTCCTGCTCAAACGCGAAGACCTGCAACCCGTGTTTTCCTTCAAAATCCGCGGTGCGTACAACAAAATGGCGAAGCTGCCCAAAGAAGCGCTCGCCTGCGGCGTGATCGCTGCCAGCGCGGGCAACCACGCACAAGGCGTCGCACTTTCGGCACAGCGTCTAGGCTGCCGCGCCGTCATCGTCATGCCCGAAACCACGCCCCAAATCAAAATCGACGCCGTCAAAAGCCGCGGCGGCGAAGTCGTCCTCAAAGGCGTTTCCTACAACGATGCCTATGATTACGCGATGGAATTGGCAGAAAAAGAAAAACTGACCTACATCGCCCCTTTTGACGACCCCGACGTGATTGCCGGTCAAGGCACCGTCGGCATGGAAATCGTACGCCAACGTCCCGACGACATCCACGCCATCTTCGTCCCCATCGGCGGCGGCGGGCTCGCGGCAGGCGTTGCCGCGTTCGTCAAACAAGTCCGACCGAGCATCAAAGTCATCGGCGTGCAAACACACGACTCCTGCTGCATGAAACAATCCGTCGAAGCCGGAAAAGTCGTCAGCCTCAAAGACGTCGGCCTCTTCTCCGACGGTACCGCCGTCAAAGTCGTCGGCGAAGAAACCTTCCGCCTCTGCCGCGATCTCTTGGACGACATCATCACCGTTGACACCGACGCCATCTGCGGCGCCATCAAAGACATCTTCGACGACACCCGCAGCATCACCGAACCCGCCGGCGCGCTCGCCCTTGCCGGCTTGAAAACCTATGCCGCCCGCAACCGCATCCAAAACCAAACCCTCGTCGCCGTCACCAGCGGCGCCAACATGAATTTCCACCGCCTGCGCCACGTTTCCGAACGCAGCGAATTGGGCGAAGGCAACGAAGGCATTTTCGCCGTTACCATCCCTGAAGAGCGCGGCAGTTTCCTCAAATTCGTCAACCTGCTCGGCAGCCGCAACATCACCGAGTTCAACTACCGCTACGGCGACGACCAAAAAGCCCACATCTTCGTCGGCCTGCAAACCGCAGGTTCCCAAGACCTTGCCGTCATCAGCAGCCAACTGACCGAAGCCGGGCTGCCCAATGTCGATTTGACCGACGACGAAATCTCCAAAATCCACATCCGCTACATGGTCGGCGGACGCACAACAAAAGTCGCCCACGAACGCCTAATCAGCTTCGAGTTCCCCGAACGCCCCGGCGCACTCGCCCGCTTCCTCAACCATATGCAGGGCGGCTGGAACATTACCCTCTTCCACTACCGCAACCACGGCGCCGACTACGGCCGCATTCTCGTCGGCATCGACGTCCCGTCCACCGACGATGAAGCATTTGAAAACTTCCTCGAAAGCCTCGGTTACAGCTATCAGGACGAAACCCAAAACGCCGCATACCGCCTGTTCCTTGCTTGATAGGAAGGCAAAATAAAGGTCGTCTGAAACTCTTTTTATGGTTTCAGACGACCTTTCATCTTTCGGACAACCGACACGAATCCGTATCAACCATCCTGAATTTGATGTCCTTAACGCCAGTAGCGCCACCAAGGCATGTCGTTTGGCTGCCATTGGTGTTGCAGGAAGGGGCTTTGCGGGAAGTTGGTTTCCAAGACGCGGCGGGTGTCGGCGGCGAGTTGGGGTTTTTCCAGTTTCTTGTAGGCAAGCTCCATCATGGCGAGCGATTCTTCTACGTAGCGGGTGTTTTGGTAACGCTCGACGATTTTTTGGGCACGGTTAACAGCGGCAAGGTAGGCGCCGCGTTTCATGTAGTAGCGGGCAACGGAGATTTCGTTACCGCCCAATGCGTCCACCAGTTTTGCCATGCGCTCGGTTGCGTCGGCTGCGTATTTGCTCTCCGGATAGCGTTGTACCAATTCGGCAAATGCTTGGTATGCGCTGCGGTTGGCTTTAGGGTCGCGGTCGGACCAGTCTTGAGAAGCGAGTTTGTTGAGGAAGGATTGGTCTTCATTGAATAAAACCAAGCCTTTGAGGTAAAGCGCGTAATCCATATTCGGATGTTGCGGGTGATGGCGCTGGAAGCGGTCGATGGCGGCGAGGGCTTTTTCAGGCTCGTCGTCTTTGTAATAGGCGTATGCGGTATCCAGTTGCGCCTGTTGCGCGTAGCGGCCGTTGGGGAAGCGGGATTCTAAAATTTCGTATAACTTGATGGCTCGCGTATAATTGCTGCTGTTCAACTCGTCATGCGCTTCGGCATAGAGTTTTTCCACGTTCCAATCTTGTGTGATTTGCGCGTCTTTATCGACCGTACCTTTATTGCTTGCACAGGCACCGAGTGCCAGACTTAACGAAACTACTAAAAGAATTTTTTTCATGCAGAATACTTCCTTTGATAATGAAGCCGATTATAGCGACGATTTAGACTTTACGTCAGCCCCCGAAGCAGAAAGTTGTGTTAATTTGACTGTTCCGCTGGAGCTTGCGGGCGGGCGGCTGGATGCTGTGTTGGCAAAGCTCATGCCTGATTATTCGCGCAGCCGCCTGACATCGTGGATTAAAGAAGGCGCGGTTATTGTAAACGATAAGCCTGCCCAACCCAAAGACAAAATGATAGGCGGAGAATCCGTCAGCGTAACGGTACGTCCGAGCGAAGAGAATCTCGCATTCAAACCTGAAGCGATGGATTTGGATATTGTGTACGAAGACGATACCGTCATTGTCGTCAACAAACCCGCCGGACTGGTCGTCCACCCCGCCGCAGGCAACTGGACGGGGACGCTGCTCAACGGCCTGCTGGCGCATTGTCCCGAATTGAGCCAGATTCCGCGCGCGGGCATTGTCCACAGGCTAGACAAAGAAACCAGCGGTCTGATGGTAGTCGCCAAAACACTGCCTGCGCAAAATTCCCTCGTGCAACAGCTTCAAGAACGCACAGTCAAACGCATCTACCGCGCTGTCGCCAACGGCATCGTCCCCTTTGACGGCAAAATCGAAACCCAAATCGGACGCGATCCGCACAACCGCCTGAAAATGGCAGTCGTCAAATTCGGCGGCAAACCTGCCGTTACCCATGTCAAAGTGTTGGAACGCTATCTTGCCCACAGCTACATCGAATGCTCGCTCGAAACAGGCAGGACGCATCAAATCCGCGTCCATATGCGCGAAGCCAACCACCCGCTTGCCGCCGACCCCGTTTACGGAAATCTGCGCCATCCGTGCAGCGAACCGGTAAAAGAAGCCGTCAAAAGTCTGGGCGCGCGTCAGGCGTTGCATGCCTACCGCTTAAGTTTCGTCCATCCGAAAACCGGCGAAACCGTTTCATTCGAAGCCCCAATCCCCGACGATATGTATCACTTACTCTCCGTCCTGCGTCTTGAAGCAGGCTTAGATTCGTCTTTGAGCAACGAAGAAGAATGGCAGGACAAACTCGGCACGGATGACGACGATGATTGGAACGAAGACGACTACGATGTCGAAGTGGTTTATGTGAGGGATTAAATAGGTGTTTTCAGACGACCTTCATGCAGAAGGTCGTCTGAAAACAATATTCTGTTCAAGTTAACAAAATAGCAGATCAAATATGAATATAGAAATGTTTGACAGATTGTATCTTCAATTATTTCAAGAAAATAAAGAAATACTTGATCAGATCCGAGACACTGATGATGAAATTGGAGCAGTCCTAAGAATACATTTAATTTGTGAGCAGTTTTTAGAGATTTACATATGCAGCTTTTGCAACCAAGAAAAAATGTTTTGGTTTCAAGAAAAAGGGAATAGCGAAGAGCAAAAAATCACTATCAGTTTTGATCATAAATTAAAAATGGCTAAGTCTTTAAAACTGCCTGACTGGGGATACAATATATTCGCAAATGTAAATACTATCAGGAATCGGCTCGCTCACCGGATTAATGGTCAAATTGATTACACAAGATTAGAAAGCATTTTGAGCTTTATTAAATCAGATGTCGAACCGCTTATTCCATTTCATAAGCATTTTTTGGATAAATTCAGTCTCCCAGATCATTCTGAAGAAAGTGGTCTCTTTAAATTTCTAAATAAAATAAAAACATCTGAACCTAGAATGACATTAGTTCTATCTATTTATTACACATTAATATTCCTTAATTTAAATATTCGGGAAAAATATGAAACAAATGAATAAATCTTAACTCCAGCTGACTGAAAACCCGTTCCCGACATACCATGAAAACCATCACAGAAACCTTAAACCTCGCCCCGCAAGGCAAAAATTTCCTGACTGCCGACTGGCCTGCGCCTGCCAACGTGAAAACCCTGATTACCACACGCAACGGCGGCGTGAGCCAAGGTGTGTATCAAAGTTTGAACCTCGGTTCGCACGTCGGCGATGATCCTGATGCCGTGCGCCGCAACCGTGAAATCGTGCATGAACAGGTCGGGCTGCCCGTTGCCTATCTCAATCAAATCCACAGCACCATCGTTGTCAACGCTGCCGACGCATTGGGTAACGCGCCCAACGCCGACGCTTCGGTGGACAACACGGGCAAAGCCGCCTGCGCCGCGATGACTGCCGACTGCCTACCTGTCTTGTTCTGCGATAAAGCCGGGACGGTCGTCGCTGCCGCACACGCCGGCTGGCGCGGTTTGGCGGGCGGCGTGCTGCAAAACACCATAGCCGCGATGAATGTTGCGCCCGTCGAAATCATGGCATATCTCGGCCCTGCCATCGGCGCGGATGCTTTCGAAGTCGGACAAGACGTATTCGACGCATTTTGTACGCCCATGCCCGAAGCGGCGGACGCATTCGAAGACATCGGCGGCGGTAAGTATCTTGCTGACATCTACGCGCTGGCACGTTTGGTTCTGCGCCGCGAAGGTGTGGATATGATTTACGGCGGCACACACTGCACCGTCTTGGAACGCGACACTTTCTTCTCTTACCGCCGCGACGGACAAACCGGCCGCATGGTCAGCCTGATTTGGTTGGAACAGGCATAAAAGGTCGTCTGAAACGCCCTATCCTCTTTCAGACGACCTTTGTAAGACACAATCCGCCAACATTCAAATCCACCCCAATCTGCACCGCTCAAAAGGATATTCTCATGACTCAAAAAAACGAACACCGTTCCCACCCTCAAGGCGAGCTTTTGCTGCGCACCGTCGCCATGCCGCAAGACACCAATCCCAACCAAGATATTTTCGGCGGCTGGATTATGTCGCAAATGGATTTGGGCGGCGGCATTTTGGCAGCGGAAATCGCGCAAGGCCGCATCGTTACCGTCGCCGTTCAGGAAATGAACTTCATCCGCCCCGTTAAAGTGGGCAACGTGGTTTGCTGCTACGGACGCTGCGTGCGCGTGGGCAATACTTCGCTGCAACTGAAAATCGAAGTTTGGGTGAAAACGCTGATGAACGACCACCTGACTGAAGACCGCCAACTCGTTACCGAAGCCGTCTTCACCTACGTCGCCATCGACAGCGAAGGCAACACGCGCCCTATTCCAAAAGAAGGCAACCCGAAACTGCAAGGTCTGATTTAAACCCTGATTTAAGCAAAGGTCGTCTGAAAACCCATATTGGAGATTTTCAGACGACCTTTTGACTTAAGGCGATACAGGATTTGCTATTGACTGACAGGATGAAGCAGAAACTCTCACTCCGGATCGTCCGTAAACGCATTCGCCCGAAAAATCGGTACGAATGTCAACAGATAAAGCACGAACACGGCGGCGATCAGAATCGCGGGGACGGTGATGAAGAATATCGGGTTCACGTTCATTAAAACAGCACGCGAGACGGCGGCGGCGAAGAGGATGGGGACGGCGATGCGGCAGAGTTTCGGGTAGTCGAGTTTGGTAAAACCGCTGTGCCACAGTCCGGCAGTCAGCCACACCATCATCACGCCGCCCATCATGCCGCCGAGTGTAATCAGGTGCAGGGGCGCGGAGGCGGGCAGGTTTTGCAGTCTCGCCACGCCTGTCCACAGATAACCTGCGGCGGCAAAGAGTTGGAGCAGGTAATAAGTGCGGACGTAGTGTTTGCGCAGGAGTTCGTGATGGTGCAGTTCGCGCAGCTTGGCGAGCAGGATGAAACCGACGGCGAATGCGGTAAAACCGGCGGTCTGCGTGGGCAGCCAAAGTTCAGCGGCGGTGTGCAGCAGCAGGAAGGTGATGGCGATGTTTTTATAGACGACGTTGGGGATGAATACGGGGTCTTTCAGACGGCATTCTTTAAGGGCTTCCGCGCCCAAAAGGACACTGACGCGGACGGATACAAACATGACCGCCGCCATGTTCAAATGCACTTGCGCGCGCAACAGGTTCAAATCGCCGCTGACGGCATAGGCCGTCTGAAAAACGGTGAACGCGGCAAGCAGCATCAGCAGGGCGAAATTGTCGGTGTTGCGGTCGAGCCAAATCAGCCAGGTGCAGAACAGCAGCAACACCAGCCAATAAGCACCGACGAAAAACGAAGCGGTTTGCGGCGAAAACGGCAGCAGGACGGATGCGGCAAGCAACAGCGCCGCCAAGACGGTGGCAACGGGTTTCAGACGACCTTTATAACCCGTCCATTCGAGCATGGCGGCAGTCAGAAAACCGCCGTATGCCGCAGGCAGCATGAGTTCTAAGAAGATTTGGCGGTGCAGGACGATGGCGGCGGGACTGATGAAAAACACCAACGCGCCAAGTATGGCAAGCACCGCCGCGCCGACAAAAAACGGCCGCATGGGGTGGGTGAAAAATTTATTCATGGCTTGGCTTAATTCTGCATGAAGATGCTTTCGGATACGGATTTATTGGGCGGACAGGGCCGTATCTTTTGCCAAAGAGGCAAGCCTGCGGCTTGCTTGCCCTCTCCCTAGCCCTCTCCCACGGGGAGAGGGAATTGGGCTGTCGAGTCCGAACATTTTCAGGTTTACCTGCCA is from Neisseria sicca and encodes:
- a CDS encoding heavy metal translocating P-type ATPase, with protein sequence MQQKVRFQIEGMTCQACASRIEKVLNKKDFVESAGVNFASEEAQVVFDDSQTSAADIAKIIEKTGYGAKEKTEDALPQPEETAHVSWRLWLLLAINIPFLIGMAGMMIGQHDWMIPPLWQFALASVVQLWLAIPFYKSAWASIKGGLANMDVLVTIGTVSIYLYSVYMLFFSPHAAHGMAHVYFEVGVMVIGFVSLGKFLEHRTKKSSLNSLGLLLKLTPTQVNVQRDGEWKQLPIDQVQIGDLIRANHGERIAADGIIESGSGWADESHLTGESNPEEKKAGGKVLAGALMTEGSVVYRATQLGSQTLLGDMMNALSEAQGSKAPIARVADKAAAVFVPAVVGIALLTFIATWLVKGDWTVALMHAVAVLVIACPCALGLATPAAIMVGMGKAVKHGIWFKDAAAMEEAAHVDAVVLDKTGTLTEGRPQVAAVYCVPDSGFDEDALYRIAAAVEQNAAHPLARAIVSAAQVRGLDIPAAQNAQTVVGAGITAEVEGVGLVKAGKLDFAKLRLPENLSDDVWRIASIVAVSANGKPIGAFALADALKADTAEAIGRLKKHGIDVYIMSGDNQGTVEYVAKQLGIAHAFGNMSPRDKAAEVQKLKTAGKTVAMVGDGINDAPALAAANVSFAMKGGADVAEHTASATLMQHSVNQLADALLVSQATLKNIKQNLFFAFFYNILGIPLAALGFLNPVIAGAAMAASSVSVLGNALRLKRVKIE
- the ttcA gene encoding tRNA 2-thiocytidine(32) synthetase TtcA; this translates as MSKKTKQELENNKLNKRLRHAVGDAINDFNMIEPGDKIMVCLSGGKDSYALLDILRQLQASAPIDFELVAVNLDQKQPGFPEEVLPNYLESIGVPYKIVEEDTYSTVKRVLDEGKTTCSLCSRLRRGILYRTAKELGCTKIALGHHRDDILATMFLNMFYGGKLKAMPPKLVSDNGEHIVIRPLAYVKEKDLIKYAELKQFPIIPCNLCGSQPNLQRQVIGDMLRDWDKRFPGRIESMFSALQNVVPSHLADPELFDFVGLERGQTLKHGGDLAFDSEKMPERYSDGSEEDESEIKITPSKPERKVINILANKPKTCGA
- a CDS encoding DUF456 domain-containing protein → MTAIFILLGLIAICVGLLGTVYPAIPGLGLMFGGAWLLAYAGDYQIYGTNTLIFLAVVAAIGTAMDYVAGALGAKYTGASKTAVWGALIGGIVGAFFSIPGLLFGPLIGAGTGEFLARRDMWQAGKVGLGTFIGFIIGTVAKIGCALTIVMTLLVIWAASWF
- a CDS encoding YecA family protein produces the protein MQLQAFDEASRVRLIQLLDAKSEQHNTMRCDEVQAFMMALLSGPDALNPNDWLPEVLGEESLFDAKERTEIERLVMALAADLRIKLVSKMLPDLWLYEDAAGNPDVYTWCNAYLYALDVVPTDWFEAVDQEEFEDLFYPIMALGGIYDEEQNGEIILHLTEKELSQLESDLPHVLLDIYWYWQAIINKPQTVRREGEKIGRNDSCPCGSGKKYKACCGKG
- a CDS encoding D-alanyl-D-alanine carboxypeptidase family protein; amino-acid sequence: MKKTLSVLIAAMMIAAAQAAPQAAKNNAAPAVAASEPAPAAASQPEAMMPSINSPDAPPAIAAAAYIVTDLQSHQVLASNNIDTQIEPASLTKMMTAYLTFKALENGTLRADQMLTVSDAGWKIEGSRMFLNPKVPASVSDLIKGMIVQSGNDAATTLAEAMGGGSVDVFVQQMNEEAKRLGMTKTHFKNPTGLATEGHVSTVGDLAILSAALIHDYPKYYPVFSIKSFKYNNVEQPNRNLLLYRDTSVDGLKAGHSESAGYNLAASSKRNGRRIVSIVVGTESTEARASESGKLLNWALQAFDTPKLYNSGEIISKVKVYKGSSKSVNVGFLEDVYITIPHNAGQNIKPILETVQPVVAPIRKGQSLGKLKIVKDGKVITEKNVVALHSVEEGSWFRRMWDDIVLWFKGLFGSSSK
- the ilvA gene encoding threonine ammonia-lyase, biosynthetic, whose amino-acid sequence is MNNRPSYSDYLIRILTASVYDVAVETPLEPAIGLSGRLNNNVLLKREDLQPVFSFKIRGAYNKMAKLPKEALACGVIAASAGNHAQGVALSAQRLGCRAVIVMPETTPQIKIDAVKSRGGEVVLKGVSYNDAYDYAMELAEKEKLTYIAPFDDPDVIAGQGTVGMEIVRQRPDDIHAIFVPIGGGGLAAGVAAFVKQVRPSIKVIGVQTHDSCCMKQSVEAGKVVSLKDVGLFSDGTAVKVVGEETFRLCRDLLDDIITVDTDAICGAIKDIFDDTRSITEPAGALALAGLKTYAARNRIQNQTLVAVTSGANMNFHRLRHVSERSELGEGNEGIFAVTIPEERGSFLKFVNLLGSRNITEFNYRYGDDQKAHIFVGLQTAGSQDLAVISSQLTEAGLPNVDLTDDEISKIHIRYMVGGRTTKVAHERLISFEFPERPGALARFLNHMQGGWNITLFHYRNHGADYGRILVGIDVPSTDDEAFENFLESLGYSYQDETQNAAYRLFLA
- a CDS encoding outer membrane protein assembly factor BamD, whose product is MKKILLVVSLSLALGACASNKGTVDKDAQITQDWNVEKLYAEAHDELNSSNYTRAIKLYEILESRFPNGRYAQQAQLDTAYAYYKDDEPEKALAAIDRFQRHHPQHPNMDYALYLKGLVLFNEDQSFLNKLASQDWSDRDPKANRSAYQAFAELVQRYPESKYAADATERMAKLVDALGGNEISVARYYMKRGAYLAAVNRAQKIVERYQNTRYVEESLAMMELAYKKLEKPQLAADTRRVLETNFPQSPFLQHQWQPNDMPWWRYWR
- the rluD gene encoding 23S rRNA pseudouridine(1911/1915/1917) synthase RluD, whose product is MQNTSFDNEADYSDDLDFTSAPEAESCVNLTVPLELAGGRLDAVLAKLMPDYSRSRLTSWIKEGAVIVNDKPAQPKDKMIGGESVSVTVRPSEENLAFKPEAMDLDIVYEDDTVIVVNKPAGLVVHPAAGNWTGTLLNGLLAHCPELSQIPRAGIVHRLDKETSGLMVVAKTLPAQNSLVQQLQERTVKRIYRAVANGIVPFDGKIETQIGRDPHNRLKMAVVKFGGKPAVTHVKVLERYLAHSYIECSLETGRTHQIRVHMREANHPLAADPVYGNLRHPCSEPVKEAVKSLGARQALHAYRLSFVHPKTGETVSFEAPIPDDMYHLLSVLRLEAGLDSSLSNEEEWQDKLGTDDDDDWNEDDYDVEVVYVRD